CGCCTGGGAAATTCGGTCACAAAGTACGTGGGCAAATATTAGCCttataacattaatattagCCATATAGGTAATGTTATTCTTTGACTTAATTAGTATTAGCTTTGaattgctgctgttttctTTAGTAAATCAAATTAAGATAATGCCTACGCTGGTTGTTATAAATATAAGGTATATAGAGTACAAAATGGTACACTAACATATAGAAAGCATTCCTTCAAAGGTTGTCCTGGGATACGACAAAAACTGGAACCTTCAAACAATTATCTTAGCAACCACAGAACTTGTTGACTGCCAATCGAAAATCGTACAATCTATTTGCGGGAACCAACGTTTTATAACCAAACCGGACCAAAATGAATATAACATCAACAGTTTGGTGAGTTTTAGCGAATATTCCctacaaatatattaacatCAAGCAATCCGCAGTTGGTGCAACATTTGGGACAGAAACACCATCGTGAATGTGGGTCCCGATGTCCTGTGCCTGCGGAATGGCAACGCCATCAAGTTCGTCCACATGCACACGAAGGCAGTTAGTTTCTTCAAGGCGGAGACGGTGTCCACGGGTCTGAGTATCAGTTGCTTTGCTGGCCACAACCGTTTTCCGCTGTTCGCCTTTGCCGAGGTCGTCCTGAGGCCCAATATCTATATATACCGCTACCCGGATATGGCCAAGTTCAGCTCCATTTCCCGTAGGTACGCAGGATTAGGATTTTCTTTAATTACATTGTATATTTCCCTCAGCTCACATGGTAAGCTATACGGACATCCGTTTTTCGGAGCTGGATCTTCTGATCGCCGTGGGCGGCTATCCTGACTATTGCCTCTGCGTCTTCAACTACCGCACTGGAACTTTGGTCCTGGAGCAGTCCACCAATGTGCCCACAGTGGAACGTGGCATTGTGATCAGCTTCACCAGCCTGCCCAGCATCATTCAGTTGAACAAGCGGGACATGACCATCGTTTGCTACGAGATCTGCACCGTTGAAAAGGAGTCCTTCCTGTACAAAGTGGCCGAGGTGGAGCTGGGCAAAAAGTTTCTGAGGTCCCTCGACCGATGCCTCACCTTCGGCGAGGACAACACCCTGTACGCCACCAACGACTTTGGCCATCTGCTGTCAGTGGATGTGGCCTGTTTCGCCCTGAAGCCCCAATGGCAGCCCACATCCGATCCCGATTCCGAGGGCGATGTGGAAATAATGCCCCGCCCCCACGGCCTGACCTATCACAGATCCGGATTCCTCATCTGGAACAGCTCGACTGCATATTATGTGAGGAAGAAGGCGGGTGTCTTCAAGGTAGGTTTATCAGAATCACTGTGTTATCAAGCAAATCATGATAGCTGTGCTACcaaactatatatatgtatatttacacagttagtttttcttttccaatGCAGCTCGAGTGGGAGTTTGAGGGCCGCTTAAACGAGGTGGTCCGCTTcctgagcaacaacaacggcgaaATCTACGCCGAGCGCCGCCCTGGAAGCATTGACCAGGTGGTGGTGGACGCCAGTGGGACGGTGTCGCTGCAGAACGTGGTGCCCACGGGAAAGCCGGTGATTACCTTTCGAGTGGTGCAGGGACTCAAGGACGAGTGCGTTTGCGTGCTGCACGATGAAGGAGTGGCCATGATGGACCTGGCCAAGGGTCACACCCTGTGCGAGGTGGCCGTTCCGGGAGCGACGGCCATGTGCAACCATCGCACACTGGCCCTGGTGGTCGTGGGCACTTTGGATGCCAGCATCGTGTTGATCCACTTCGAGCGGGCCGGTTTGCCGCATGTGCTGTGCGATCTTAAGATGGAGACAGCGGCGGTGGTGGGCATAGAATTCAACGACAGCTGGGTGGTGTTCCAGGATCAGCTGAAGATGCTGCACGTTGTGCAGGTGGACAACAGGCCGCACAAGTTGACGCATTACTTTGAGATGAATCCGCCGGAATTGGCTCAGGTATTCATCCACACCTACCTGCTGGCCGACGGACCCCGCCTGATGGTCTTCATCAATCGGGATCATAGCATGAAGCGTCCTGGCTTCGCCACCGAGCTCTGGCTTTACAATTGGGGCAAGGACAAGCGTCTCCATAGGCGGGAGTATATCCTGCCGAAGGAATACGGCTTCTTCTGCGTCCAGCCGCCGGTGGGAAGATGGGCACTGATCGAGATCGTGGCCACCGAGTACAACAACTTGAACTTTGACCAGTTCTCGTTGAACGAGAAGGATGAACTGCAGTGGATCGCCTCCACCAAGTCGGGGCATTTCAGCTATATTCTCGGTGCTGGCATGACCAAGCATTTGGTCACCTGGAGTCTTGGCGGTATCCTGGTTCACTTCAAGCAGCACAAGCGGGCCAAGAAACCGTTCATGATCTGCCGGTTTCTCAACTTGGGCATGCAAACGGAGTACATACTGCGGGTGAAGGAGTGCTTTAATTCGAAGTAactatattataatatattataatattattattatataatatgatTGATTTGCAGATACCTCATTATCCTGTTGGCCAACAAGAGCATGCGAGTAACGCGGCTGCCTTCTCTGGCGGACTTTGTTCGCGAAAACTTGGCCTTGAAATTGCCCACGGAGGAGGGCATTCCCTGTTACATAGAGCAGATAACGCACAAGGTGCACATGTTTGTGCCACTGAGTCAGCGGCAGGAGGTCAAGGAGGAGTACACCAGGGCGGATCTGATGAAGCGCGATAAGCTGATTGCCAGCATCAAGGACTTTGCCGCCAAGGTGACGGCGCTAATCGACTACGACATCTCCAAGACGGGCAAGACGCAAGGCATCTTCAAGAAGTTCTGCTTCCACTATCGCTGGCTGGATGCTCTCACGGAGGAGGCCCATAAACTGTGTGCCCTGGAACGCGAATCGCTGGAACGGGCCATTGCAGATCAGTCGAGGATTCGCGACTGGATACTGCGCCTGGTCACCCGTGAGGCGGTGAGCATTAACTATCGTGTTCGCTCCATTTTCGCCGATGCCAACTTCGAGAGCTTCTCCGTGCGGAGGAAAGTGGAGATGTCAGAGTTTGATAAGTACCGATTCTACGACCTGGAGGACCACTTACGCGTCTCGCTGGGCTCattggaggaggaggagcctcCAGCTGCGGCCCCTGGCGGTCATGGTCCGCCTCCTGCCATCGAGGATGGTGAGGTGGGTGAGGAGGAGACCGTGGAAGTCGTGAGAGGATTGCGCGAGCTCAAGCCATTTGTGGTGCAGGGAACCAGCATCTACGAGCACATCATGGCACCTGTCTTTCAGTTGCAGGACAAGAACCTGGTGACCTCAAACCAGTTGTTCAACTACAACTGCAAAATCCGTTACTATCTCAACGATCCGCTCAAACAGGAGTTCAACAAACTCTTCCACGAGGCGCAGCAACTCAAGCAGGACACCATCGACAGCGTGGTGAACACTAACCAGGTGCTCACCAAGATCTACGACAATATGAACATTATGCTGCGTCTGCTCAACATGGATCAGTTCAAGCCACCTGAACTCACGGTTCCGTCGCTAGCGCAGGATGAGGTAATCAAGCGGATCATGGAGGTGGACGACTCCGAGGTGAAGGCAGTGAACCGGCGAAAGCCCAAGACCATCGACACTGGCGGCAAGAAGGGCAGACTGCTTCTGTGGAGCAAAGAGTTCTGGGCTCGGGCCCTCGTGGTGATGATGGACGGGGTGCTGGAGAAACTGTGGGAGGAGGAGATCAAGAAGGACATCCCGGAGCCGGAGTTCATGCAGAAGAAGGAGCCGCACGAGTTCAATCTCGAGGAGCAGAAGATATTCCGCGCCTACGAGGAGGCAGTTCGTCTCCTGGAACTGGACCGCCGCAAATACCTGCGAATCCTGCATGAGAACGAAGAGAAAACGTTGGCTCTCAAGGCCTCCCAGATCCTGAAGCTCAACCAGCGCGTAGCCGAACTGATGATCTTGAAGCTGAAGTATGACTTTGCCCTCAAACAGGGGCAGATACGCATGCTCACCCTCGAAAAGATCAATTTCGGAAGGGTTCAACTGCGAAAGCGCTTCAGCATGTTCCGCAAGGACATCGACAAGTTGAACGACTATATGACTAGGTATGGCAACCTACTCGATTTCTATGACAAGGCTTTTCTCGATGTGAAAACGCGGCTGGAGGCTCAGCAGACCCGCGATCGAGCCGTCGAACGGCAGTTCCGCAGTCAATTTTTGCCTTTGGTGCCACATGCCACCCACGAGATGACGAAGCTCTTCAAGAAGCGACCCAAGCTGCCTGGCAAGATCTTTAACTCGGTACTCATCTGCATGGAGGCCTCGAACAAGCTGAGCGGAAAGCCCAGTCATCGCACTCCCTTTCCCCTGCCCGACGATGTCCAGGAGTTCCTCAACTATCTGGCCGAGTTCGATCAACCAAAACAGTGTCCGCCGCAAGTGGATCCCAAGTCCTGGGACGCCTTCGTCAAGTTGCGTCGCCAGAAGACTGAGAGCGAGTTGCGACTGAAGGGCATTGGCTACCAGCTGCTCGACAGCCAAGCCCTCCTGGGTGTCCTCAACAAGGACCTCACGGCCCTCAAGGAGTCCAAGGTCCTGACTCAGCGTAATTCCGAAGAGAGCATTCAAACATACGTAAGTGTTGTACCAATACTAGATTTTCGTATGTTTTGCACTTTTAAGTACACATTTTAAGTTTCTTTACAAAGCAAAagcttgtttttattgtttaatataCGATGATTATTTGACAAAGTGACCTAAGAGGACTCACAAAAAACGACCACAAAATGTTGGCTTTTATATAGGAAAATATCACTGCATACTTTACAGCCtctcgaaaaaaaataattcggCCCCTTTtaatatgttaaatattttcaaattataaataattattaatttcttgagtaatgcaaataaaatttccCGCTTCAGCTAGAAAAGATGCGAAACATGACCATCCAGTTGACCCTCACAATGGGTCAAGTTGAGGTCTCGGTTATGGGTCAGTTCACAAAGCTCTCCAACACGGTTCTCATGCATGTGGATGACATCAACGATGTGAATCGCCAGATTCAGGTAAAAACTTTCAAACAGGGAAGTGataatgattttaaaaatttatttaacttaacAACTGCAGGAAGCTGGAAATAAGAAGATTAAAGCCATGCAAAGAGTGGCAGTATTCAGGCGTCAGGTGATCTTCAAGGAATGGGAACACAAGCTGTACAAGGCCAACATAGCGTACCTGAAATACATGCTGGATGCCATTGAGAAATGCAAAGTTTCCATGGAGTTTCTTAACATCCTTCGCAATTGGGAAAAGGTCAAGACGGAGCGGCAGAAGTATATAGCCGGAGCTATCGAACGAGTGATTGAACAAAAGATATTGGTATTCAAGAAAAACATCGAGCGTGTGTAAGATATGTTTTTagatttatgtaaattatacaaaaattaactTTGCCCCACCGAAGCAACATTCAAATCGACGCGGTGAAAGCACAGACCTTGGAGATAAAGCGCAGCAGCCACGCCATCGATTTCAAAATCGAGCGTATCAAGGTGGACGTCACTTTCCAAAACACATTGCGAGATACGATGATGGAGGACAAGCGGGATCGTGAGCAGCGGGAGCGGTAAGATAACCTCTTCACGGGAAGCTAAACTGTGGCACCGAACACTGAAATCTAAAATGTATAGCTTACTGCTATCAAATGACGCTAAAGTTCACTTTTAAAGGTTTCAAAAATTGTAAGAAATGTGTCTAAATAACTTGCGATGAACAATTGTTGGCTACAGTAAAGAGAACTTTTGGCACTATCCACATTTTGGGCTACTATGCTAGAGGTGAAATGACCGGAACCTTATTTCTCCTTCCTTCCGCAGAATGTCGCAGATTAAGTCCCATCGGCAGCTCATGGAGAACGTCCGCCGCAACTACGCCCATGTGCTGGAGCTGCAGACGATACTGGAGCTACTGCGTCTGCGAACCTACCCCACATTGGGGCCACCTCTGCCCCAGTGTCATCCGCCGGTGCCGGAGCACATCCTCAGTTCGGTGCCCTAGGAGCACTACAACCCACAGCCAGCCAACAGACCAGTCCGTGGGGCTAAGTTTTAGCCACTTGGCGAAATAgcaattaaacattttcattccgccaaatgaaaatttattagTGGTTCTGGGTATCTGGTCTGGGTTCTCTGACTCTAGCTGCCACTTAATTGGGTTTGTTTGTGTCTGGGCAAATTAACGAAACGGGTCATAAAGCCGTGCACTTTGAGCTCTGTTTGCTGTTTAGCTCGGTGCTCCCGCAACAAACTCTCATAGACTAACTACTCTTAACACTACTCTACACTTTAATTGGGGGAAACCCTTTATCATCGCACTTTACATTTTAATCTTGATGTTTAAATGGATTACCCGTAGAAATAAGCTTCAAGCTGAAGCCAAGAAAGTTCATCTGTGATTATTATACTGCTTATactgttttaatattttaacagCCCTTAAGTCACAATAAAAAAAGTGACTGTCACTTTATATGATCGTAATCGTAATCGTTACTTTTTTGCATATGCTAAAAACCGGTTCTTGCGATTTACTCCGAGCAGTGAACCCTTATCAATTTGACTTTAAAAATCAGAGAACTGTACTTTTTTACTGAAATTTCactattttattatgtttGTATTTCTTACCGCTGCCTGTTTAGTGATAACAGTGTTCTAATAAAACTATTGCCTTTTTTAAGATGAGTTTACCACACTAAAATTACCGTTTACCGAATATATGTTATCCAAATTCTAGAAGAAACTCCGCATTCAAAAAGTACTCTTTATGTTGCCCAATAGGATTTGGATTTCTTTAACTTAGCCCGGCCTTGGAAATTTCCGGGTTGTTTCGTTAATctttagaaatattaattttgcgCAATTACATAATTTCAAATGTAGGGCGCCTTATCAagcatttcaataaaaaaaccTTATCACGTGCCACGTGCTTTGCAACGATAGTAAATGGCAAATTTAGAAGGCACATAATAAAATACAGCGTTGTTCGtacagtaaaagggtatactagattcgtggaaaagtatgtaacaggtaaaGGGACgcttttccgaccataaaaagAATACATATTTCTTAAAAGAATTAATAGCCGAGTAGATATGgcatgtccgtttgtccgtccgtccgcctgtccgtctgtctgtccgtccgtttctatcgatatgacaaaaaaaattactcGTTCGCATTTCCACTACCTAAATaaagggtatctgatagtcgaagAAATCAACTATATTGTTTTATCtggtttttaaatatatatatatttatataatatatttaacgTCTAAAAAATTATGTCTGGAATATGTTCTTTTACATTGTTTACAATCAAGTTAGAAATATTTGGTCtttaatgaaaaacaaaataaaagtagATAAACACCGCCGAGTGCTGGATCAAAAGGCCTTCAGAACAGCTTAGCTATGCAAACCATTGGAGTGATAAGCAAACGTGCGTACATATATTCTAATAATTGTAGATTTCAAATTTATACAGTGGTAATTCACTACGTGGAAAATCAGCTCAACCACATTTCAGTGACCATAAACTTATTTCTTGTTGAAATTCAACAACATATTCTTAAGTGATATATACAAATCATATTTACGGACAAAGTGATAGAATACCGGAATCGAGTATATGGACTTAGCTCTAAGCCCTACAGAGATTAACTTTTTGGCGGTTGCATGAAGCTGTTATCTGCTGTGACTAAGCAAATGTAGAAATTCTCAGCTGTTAGACGAAGCAATCTCACCCAGCAGCATGcaacggaaaaaaaaaacaaaaaaaatactcTTATCACGGGTCAGCTGCGTAGCTCCAAACGCTCGGCCTTCCCCTTCCTACTGCCGATAAGCCGGGCTCAAATTCGGGCGGCTGCGGCGCAAAACGAGGTGTCGTTATGAGTAGTTTGGCAGAGGTTCAATCAGTACTCAAGTCATCGTTCTCTAGTTCAGAGTTCCACAGCAGttacaaaaaaaccaaactaaaatgGCCAAGATCGCAGTTGCCCTCTTTCTGTTCGCCCTGTTCGCCGTAAGTTAATGCCCAATGTCCTGGAACTCAAAGACAGGACCCATTTGTCTGGATTGACTACAATGTGGTACTTTGGATTTCAGGTGGCTATGGCCGCTCGCGTCGCCCGTGAAGAGCCCGCTGCCGCCGTCGATCCTCTGGAGCAATTCAAGACGGAGATTAGCAATGCCATCAAAAAACTGCAGGACCTGGACGGAGAGAAGTTTAAGGTAACTATCAACgagttataaataatttatcgTCATTCGTCTGACGTTAAATCGCCTTCTTAGTCGTCAAGACGTATATAAAATggatatttattcaaatatttactaattttcaacttttctATCTGTGCAGGCGTTCCTTTCGGACGGTATTGGCAGCATCCAGCAAGGCTTGACCAAAGTAAACGAGGCAATCCAGCAGAAACCAGCTTCCGCCTAAGACGTTGTTGGCTGGCCATATATCATTACATCGTAAACGATTCTAATAAATGTTTTGACTTTAACTTTAGTTGCTACATTATTAATGAAGACTAAACAATGAAATTAAAACGGTAATTGCTTTtaacacaaaaacatatatttggtatttatttcAAAAGGTTCTAAAACTCAAATCCTTTCTTTATTTCTCCATTCCACTTCCGAGAACTACTATTCTCTATTCCCAAAGTAGGTTGAAATCGGGATTTTTAATTGGTCTCTTCAAGCAGTTTTTAGGGcaactttaaattgatttcttaTTTACAAAGTGCTGAGAAAATTTGCTTTGACAGAAATGAAAACATGGAATTTAACAAGAAAGGAtaacagtttttaatattataaattataatatatattatataatcaTATATGTTAATTCATGGGAGCATGAAACACAAGATgtctatttaaaaatcaagtaatttaatattttgcacatAATTTAATAGATTTCCACATAATTACGGTGTCATTTAAATGATTGACTCTATTTttactaatatttaataattatactCATAAACACACTCATTTAGTAAACAGAAGTAAAAGAAGAATGAAAAGtgacagggagaaggaagcttTCCGACTCTTAAATAactatttaattgtttatttgacCAGGATCACAATCCGACTCGATCGcactacacttttgaaaacggttttgatgttttcttttaattctGCTATTTGTCTTGCTAATGTGTATTATTAATAGGTATCTTATAGACTAGGAACACGACATTTTGGATGCTAAAAGGTGCTGTAATTGACCTCGCTTCTCTGAAGATGAAGATAATTCCAAAATTATTGTAGGGATTTGTGTTTCGTGAAAACGAATGGCTTTGAAGCGGTGCATGTGTGAAATATTTGTCAGTTATTTTGCACACCTGTCTGAGCAGCAAACTCGGGGGATGGAGGACGCAATGTCAGGGCTTTCGAAGCCATGAATAATGTATTGGCATTTGTACGGCATCACATCTCGGGGAATCCCCTCCGATCGCCCCAATCTAACTCCATCGCCGCGCACGATTGCATAATACCGAAGTGGATTTTTGCTCCTTTCTAGCGATTCAGTACCGGGCTTTGAGCCAAAAAATATGGGTTGCACAAACGGAAGTTTGCAAAGGCGGATAATGCCAAATTGTTGCCTAGACACATATTATAAATCCGTGTGTGTGCCTCTGTGTGCGCACATCAATTGACATCTCTTGTCCAATTTCCATGGCATTGTTGCGTGaagtttataaatgttttcgtttcttttcaCTAAGGATTACTCATCCATTTG
This genomic interval from Drosophila teissieri strain GT53w chromosome 3L, Prin_Dtei_1.1, whole genome shotgun sequence contains the following:
- the LOC122616370 gene encoding uncharacterized protein LOC122616370 yields the protein MNITSTVCWCNIWDRNTIVNVGPDVLCLRNGNAIKFVHMHTKAVSFFKAETVSTGLSISCFAGHNRFPLFAFAEVVLRPNIYIYRYPDMAKFSSISPHMVSYTDIRFSELDLLIAVGGYPDYCLCVFNYRTGTLVLEQSTNVPTVERGIVISFTSLPSIIQLNKRDMTIVCYEICTVEKESFLYKVAEVELGKKFLRSLDRCLTFGEDNTLYATNDFGHLLSVDVACFALKPQWQPTSDPDSEGDVEIMPRPHGLTYHRSGFLIWNSSTAYYVRKKAGVFKLEWEFEGRLNEVVRFLSNNNGEIYAERRPGSIDQVVVDASGTVSLQNVVPTGKPVITFRVVQGLKDECVCVLHDEGVAMMDLAKGHTLCEVAVPGATAMCNHRTLALVVVGTLDASIVLIHFERAGLPHVLCDLKMETAAVVGIEFNDSWVVFQDQLKMLHVVQVDNRPHKLTHYFEMNPPELAQVFIHTYLLADGPRLMVFINRDHSMKRPGFATELWLYNWGKDKRLHRREYILPKEYGFFCVQPPVGRWALIEIVATEYNNLNFDQFSLNEKDELQWIASTKSGHFSYILGAGMTKHLVTWSLGGILVHFKQHKRAKKPFMICRFLNLGMQTEYILRVKECFNSKYLIILLANKSMRVTRLPSLADFVRENLALKLPTEEGIPCYIEQITHKVHMFVPLSQRQEVKEEYTRADLMKRDKLIASIKDFAAKVTALIDYDISKTGKTQGIFKKFCFHYRWLDALTEEAHKLCALERESLERAIADQSRIRDWILRLVTREAVSINYRVRSIFADANFESFSVRRKVEMSEFDKYRFYDLEDHLRVSLGSLEEEEPPAAAPGGHGPPPAIEDGEVGEEETVEVVRGLRELKPFVVQGTSIYEHIMAPVFQLQDKNLVTSNQLFNYNCKIRYYLNDPLKQEFNKLFHEAQQLKQDTIDSVVNTNQVLTKIYDNMNIMLRLLNMDQFKPPELTVPSLAQDEVIKRIMEVDDSEVKAVNRRKPKTIDTGGKKGRLLLWSKEFWARALVVMMDGVLEKLWEEEIKKDIPEPEFMQKKEPHEFNLEEQKIFRAYEEAVRLLELDRRKYLRILHENEEKTLALKASQILKLNQRVAELMILKLKYDFALKQGQIRMLTLEKINFGRVQLRKRFSMFRKDIDKLNDYMTRYGNLLDFYDKAFLDVKTRLEAQQTRDRAVERQFRSQFLPLVPHATHEMTKLFKKRPKLPGKIFNSVLICMEASNKLSGKPSHRTPFPLPDDVQEFLNYLAEFDQPKQCPPQVDPKSWDAFVKLRRQKTESELRLKGIGYQLLDSQALLGVLNKDLTALKESKVLTQRNSEESIQTYLEKMRNMTIQLTLTMGQVEVSVMGQFTKLSNTVLMHVDDINDVNRQIQEAGNKKIKAMQRVAVFRRQVIFKEWEHKLYKANIAYLKYMLDAIEKCKVSMEFLNILRNWEKVKTERQKYIAGAIERVIEQKILVFKKNIERVNIQIDAVKAQTLEIKRSSHAIDFKIERIKVDVTFQNTLRDTMMEDKRDREQRERMSQIKSHRQLMENVRRNYAHVLELQTILELLRLRTYPTLGPPLPQCHPPVPEHILSSVP
- the LOC122617505 gene encoding neuropeptide-like 2, whose product is MAKIAVALFLFALFAVAMAARVAREEPAAAVDPLEQFKTEISNAIKKLQDLDGEKFKAFLSDGIGSIQQGLTKVNEAIQQKPASA